In one Eulemur rufifrons isolate Redbay chromosome 14, OSU_ERuf_1, whole genome shotgun sequence genomic region, the following are encoded:
- the LOC138394490 gene encoding zinc-alpha-2-glycoprotein-like — translation MVTMVPVLLSLPLLLGPVVPQQAQAGRYTLTYLYTGLSEPTEGYPRFWAIGFLNDKEFFNYDSESRKAEPVGPWRHVEGMEDWDQESKLQQAREGIFLVTLQDIMAYYNDSNGSHTFQGRFGCELQNNRSSGAFWKYGYDGEDFIEFNKEIPAWVPLDPAAWNTKKKWEAEEVYVQRAKAYLEEECPGILQGYLNHSRHILDRQDPPSVAVTNHTTPGENSTLRCQAYDFYPGGIGLHWTRDGEVQESESRGDVLPSGGGTYLSSVVLEVTPQDRELYSCHVEHSALAQPLSVP, via the exons ATGGTAACAATGGTGCCCGTCCTGCTGTCTCTGCCACTCCTTCTGGGTCCTGTAGTCCCCCAGCAGGCCCAAGCTG GTCGTTACACCCTGACCTATCTCTACACCGGGTTGTCTGAGCCCACTGAAGGCTACCCCAGGTTTTGGGCCATCGGCTTCCTCAATGACAAGGAATTCTTCAACTACGACAGTGAAAGCAGGAAGGCTGAGCCTGTGGGACCATGGAGGCACGTGGAAGGAATGGAGGATTGGGATCAGGAGAGCAAACTTCAGCAGGCCAGGGAGGGCATCTTCCTGGTGACCCTGCAAGACATCATGGCCTATTACAATGACAGCAACG GGTCTCACACCTTTCAGGGAAGGTTCGGTTGTGAGCTCCAGAATAACCGAAGCAGTGGAGCATTCTGGAAGTATGGCTACGATGGAGAGGACTTCATTGAATTCAACAAGGAAATCCCAGCCTGGGTCCCCTTGGACCCAGCAGCCTGGAACACCAAGAAGaagtgggaggcagaggaagtcTATGTGCAGCGGGCCAAGGCCTACCTGGAGGAGGAGTGTCCTGGGATCCTGCAGGGGTACCTGAACCACAGCAGGCACATCCTGGACCGGCAAG ATCCTCCCTCTGTGGCAGTCACCAATCACACCACCCCAGGAGAAAACAGTACCCTCAGATGCCAGGCCTATGACTTCTACCCAGGAGGAATTGGTCTGCACTGGACTCGGGACGGTGAGGTGCAGGAGTCTGAATCAAGGGGTGACGTCCTTCCCAGCGGAGGGGGCACCTACCTGTCCTCCGTGGTGTTAGAGGTGACCCCTCAGGACAGAGAACTTTATTCCTGCCACGTGGAGCACagtgccctggcccagcccctctcAGTGCCCTAG